In the genome of Cydia strobilella chromosome Z, ilCydStro3.1, whole genome shotgun sequence, one region contains:
- the LOC134753733 gene encoding uncharacterized protein LOC134753733: MPQQELEVFQCNLNHCVRAQDLMIQYMAEWEVAAAVLAEPYYVPPQSNWVGDRDGMVAIVAPAMGGLPLSRVSSGPGYAMAKLGDIVLVGVYFSPNKPLREFEAYLERLGRAVAGAAPSPIIVLGDFNAKCVAGGSPSTDPRGAALLDWLAGLGLERNMCVICKKADLSPFWYN; encoded by the coding sequence ATGCCTCAACAAGAGCTAGAAGTATTCCAATGCAACTTAAACCACTGTGTTCGTGCACAAGATCTTATGATCCAGTACATGGCGGAGTGGGAGGTTGCGGCGGCTGTTCTTGCAGAGCCTTACTATGTCCCGCCGCAGTCAAACTGGGTAGGCGACAGGGACGGCATGGTAGCCATCGTGGCGCCGGCTATGGGTGGGCTGCCCCTCTCCAGAGTGTCTAGCGGCCCTGGATACGCAATGGCCAAACTGGGGGACATTGTATTGGTAGGAGTTTACTTCTCCCCTAATAAACCACTGCGGGAGTTTGAGGCGTACCTGGAGAGGCTCGGACGGGCGGTAGCTGGCGCGGCTCCCTCCCCCATAATAGTCCTGGGGGATTTTAATGCCAAATGCGTGGCTGGGGGCTCCCCGAGCACCGATCCCAGAGGAGCGGCACTCCTGGACTGGTTAGCCGGGCTCGGACTTGAACGCAATATGTGTGTCATCTGCAAAAAGGCTGATCTGAGCCCATTCTGGTATAATTGA